A single genomic interval of Desulfatiglans anilini DSM 4660 harbors:
- a CDS encoding ABC transporter ATP-binding protein codes for MPLLEVENLSIGYHTRKGFRRAVEKVSFSLDAGRSLGFVGESGCGKTTLGMGLLRLLPPNALITEGRVTFDGTDLLDLLEDEMRKIRWKKISMIFQAAMNALNPVHRVADQIAEAMMAHSPGMQKPEAAQKVEALFQLVGIPKNRMRDYPHQYSGGMKQRAIIAMALSCRPKLIIADEPTTALDVIVQDQILEETRNLQREFGVAIIFISHDIAIVADVCHDIGIMYAGQLVEYGPRTEVFDHPVHPYTQALLASYPALTGPRARLQPIPGEMPNLINPPEGCRFCDRCPGATAACRREAPAWTAVGPGHHALCAQCR; via the coding sequence ATGCCACTCCTCGAGGTCGAAAATCTCAGCATCGGCTATCACACCCGCAAAGGCTTCCGGAGGGCGGTCGAGAAGGTTTCCTTTTCCCTGGACGCGGGCCGGTCGCTCGGATTCGTGGGGGAATCGGGGTGCGGCAAGACGACCCTCGGAATGGGACTTCTGCGGCTCCTCCCGCCCAATGCCCTGATCACCGAGGGCCGTGTAACCTTCGATGGCACGGATCTGCTGGATCTGCTCGAAGACGAAATGCGCAAAATCCGCTGGAAGAAGATCTCCATGATCTTTCAGGCCGCGATGAACGCCCTCAACCCGGTTCACCGGGTAGCCGACCAGATCGCCGAGGCCATGATGGCCCACAGCCCGGGCATGCAGAAGCCCGAAGCCGCCCAGAAAGTGGAGGCCCTGTTTCAACTGGTCGGCATTCCGAAAAACCGCATGCGCGACTACCCCCACCAGTACAGCGGGGGCATGAAACAACGGGCGATCATCGCCATGGCCCTGTCCTGCAGGCCGAAGCTGATCATTGCCGACGAGCCTACCACCGCCTTGGATGTGATCGTTCAGGACCAGATCCTCGAGGAGACCCGCAACCTGCAGAGAGAATTCGGCGTTGCGATCATCTTCATCTCCCACGACATCGCCATTGTGGCGGATGTGTGCCACGACATCGGGATCATGTATGCCGGACAACTCGTGGAATACGGGCCGAGGACCGAGGTCTTCGACCATCCGGTGCACCCGTACACCCAGGCGCTGCTGGCTTCCTACCCCGCTCTGACAGGACCCAGGGCCCGCCTCCAACCGATTCCCGGGGAAATGCCCAACCTCATAAACCCGCCCGAAGGCTGCCGTTTCTGCGACCGCTGCCCCGGTGCTACGGCGGCCTGCCGCCGCGAAGCGCCCGCGTGGACAGCCGTAGGGCCGGGACACCACGCGCTTTGCGCCCAATGCCGGTGA
- a CDS encoding oligopeptide/dipeptide ABC transporter ATP-binding protein yields the protein MKLEKVRKVYETKGNLFGRGRGQVVALDHLDLDIHHGEIFGLVGESGSGKTTAGRLILRLEEPDGGRILLDGQDTCTLKGKALKAFRKRVQMIFQDPYQSLNPQISILDAVSEPLLIHTASKRTDRLEAARDILGRVGLSPPEDFLFRFPHQLSGGQRQRVAIARAMILGPDVVVADEPTSMLDASISAQIFNILLELREAMNVTLLFITHSLAAARYLCNRIAVLYRGHLVELGPADEIIYRPAHPYTQALIDAIPKFGDCSDLKRYGTLLRVDSEGAGSVSGCPFLPRCAVAQRLYCSQKNPEIRLFAPDHWVACYFPDLRKGESAAGESCYLSP from the coding sequence TTGAAGCTGGAAAAAGTCCGCAAGGTTTACGAGACCAAGGGGAACCTTTTCGGACGGGGGCGCGGGCAGGTCGTGGCCCTGGATCACCTGGATCTCGACATCCATCATGGAGAGATCTTCGGCCTGGTCGGTGAAAGCGGCAGCGGCAAGACCACCGCCGGACGTCTGATCCTGCGGCTCGAAGAACCCGATGGCGGGCGGATCCTTTTAGACGGCCAGGACACTTGCACCCTCAAGGGAAAGGCGCTCAAGGCCTTTCGGAAGCGGGTGCAGATGATCTTCCAGGACCCTTATCAGTCTCTGAATCCTCAGATCTCGATTCTGGACGCCGTTTCCGAACCCCTGCTGATCCACACCGCCTCGAAACGCACGGACCGTCTGGAGGCGGCCAGGGATATCCTCGGCCGGGTGGGTCTCTCTCCCCCGGAGGATTTTCTTTTCCGCTTTCCCCATCAGTTGAGCGGCGGGCAGCGCCAGCGCGTGGCCATCGCCCGCGCCATGATCCTCGGACCTGACGTGGTCGTGGCCGATGAGCCCACTTCCATGCTCGACGCCTCCATATCGGCGCAGATCTTCAACATCCTGCTGGAACTGCGCGAGGCCATGAACGTCACCCTCCTCTTCATCACCCACAGCCTCGCCGCTGCCCGATATCTCTGCAACCGGATCGCAGTCCTCTACAGGGGGCACCTGGTGGAATTGGGTCCCGCCGATGAGATCATCTATCGCCCTGCCCATCCCTACACTCAGGCGCTGATCGACGCCATCCCCAAATTCGGGGATTGTTCGGATCTAAAACGGTACGGCACGCTCCTCCGGGTGGACAGCGAAGGGGCCGGGAGCGTCTCAGGCTGCCCCTTTCTTCCCCGCTGCGCCGTCGCTCAGAGGCTCTACTGCAGCCAGAAGAACCCGGAAATTCGGCTTTTCGCACCGGATCACTGGGTGGCCTGCTATTTCCCGGACCTTCGCAAGGGGGAATCGGCCGCTGGTGAATCATGCTACCTTTCTCCTTGA
- a CDS encoding ATP-grasp domain-containing protein codes for MTAFSRIVPAYFLENYRIVALRRTSDSHILKRRTPVFCLEEESPEPLPENGMNSARLLSHPLVVRHLRGLPRPISLFLYQSYPEVEDLARREGWQVLANPSGLRRRLAHRAFFMDLAGRLELETPPGRIVLEAELHGRDYRHWRQELGASFVVQLADIVQGGGRGTFFIRSADDYRELRERLRTHTWRGSRISQALVRRYVQGTPASIAACIMDEVILQSRLQEQLIDLPFAAGTEKGVFCGHTWGHEPWPRSVEAEAHRQGRLVAGALQKMGYRGILGIDFMVSFSGKVFPLEINPRLTGAFPPLSLFHMAAGRVPMEAVHLAALGRAPCRLTQAEADRLIECHFEGSHVLLFDRGGPEINGMPPPISGLYRIDRGGSEAALVEQSSEVAHLKDPSQFLLVEGREVSSSFHSGSADPLARTGRLLFSFPAMAREGELRPEAILAINWFYGRQSGGGPGS; via the coding sequence ATGACGGCCTTTTCGCGCATCGTCCCCGCCTACTTCCTCGAAAACTACCGCATCGTAGCCCTGCGGAGGACCAGCGATTCGCACATCCTCAAAAGGCGCACCCCCGTTTTCTGCCTCGAGGAAGAATCCCCGGAGCCGCTTCCTGAAAACGGCATGAACTCCGCCCGGCTCCTCTCTCATCCGTTGGTCGTCCGGCACCTGCGGGGCCTGCCTCGCCCCATATCGCTGTTCCTGTACCAAAGCTATCCGGAGGTCGAAGATCTCGCGCGCCGCGAGGGCTGGCAGGTCCTTGCCAACCCATCCGGCCTGCGGCGGCGATTGGCCCACCGGGCGTTTTTCATGGATCTGGCCGGCCGGCTCGAACTGGAGACCCCTCCCGGAAGGATCGTATTAGAGGCGGAACTGCATGGCAGGGATTATCGGCATTGGCGGCAAGAATTGGGGGCATCCTTCGTGGTGCAACTGGCCGACATCGTGCAGGGAGGGGGACGGGGGACCTTTTTCATCCGGTCGGCCGATGACTACCGGGAACTCCGTGAGAGGCTCCGGACGCACACCTGGCGCGGAAGCCGGATCAGCCAGGCGCTCGTGCGGCGCTATGTGCAAGGAACACCCGCCAGCATCGCCGCCTGTATCATGGATGAAGTGATTTTACAGTCGAGGCTCCAGGAACAGTTGATCGATCTCCCGTTCGCAGCTGGAACCGAAAAGGGGGTCTTCTGCGGCCATACCTGGGGGCACGAACCCTGGCCGAGGTCCGTTGAGGCCGAGGCACACCGGCAGGGCCGCCTGGTGGCTGGAGCCCTCCAAAAGATGGGATACCGAGGCATCCTGGGTATAGACTTCATGGTCTCGTTCTCCGGAAAGGTGTTCCCCCTGGAGATCAACCCCAGGCTCACCGGGGCCTTCCCGCCGCTTTCCCTCTTTCACATGGCGGCCGGGCGGGTGCCCATGGAGGCCGTTCACCTCGCAGCCTTGGGCCGCGCACCTTGCCGATTGACGCAGGCAGAAGCGGACCGGCTTATCGAGTGCCACTTCGAGGGGTCCCACGTGCTCCTTTTCGATCGAGGCGGGCCGGAAATCAACGGAATGCCGCCCCCAATCTCGGGGCTCTATCGCATCGACCGCGGCGGGTCGGAGGCCGCACTGGTCGAGCAAAGCAGCGAGGTCGCCCATTTGAAGGACCCCTCCCAGTTCCTGCTCGTCGAAGGCCGTGAAGTGAGCAGTTCTTTCCATTCCGGCAGCGCGGATCCGCTCGCGCGAACCGGACGCCTTCTTTTTTCGTTTCCCGCCATGGCGCGCGAGGGTGAGCTGCGGCCGGAAGCGATCCTGGCGATCAATTGGTTTTACGGAAGGCAAAGCGGAGGCGGACCGGGATCATGA
- a CDS encoding N-formylglutamate amidohydrolase — protein sequence MKLPFVLSIPHGALRVPDAILRTMKLQPRDIEASVDTGTLEIFSGLPALAVVSAEWNRLVADVNRNPSDAGDRGVITRIDYDGREVYQPDAAVGPIERADRIERYHRPFHRRLAAALKIPGGAGLYDCHSLNNIGPQEAPDRGKARKDIVLGNNGDSSGSPRSGRGSPTCPPRVFRRMADCFRDAGFSVALNHPYAGGYITTHYGKRLVKEGRFAVQIEINQSLLLDPGTRRIDTARATDVQGRIEEAFQRIAASCGLSA from the coding sequence ATGAAGCTCCCTTTCGTCCTTTCCATACCCCACGGCGCCCTCAGGGTCCCCGATGCGATTTTGAGGACGATGAAGCTCCAGCCGCGGGACATCGAGGCGTCGGTAGACACCGGCACCCTCGAGATATTCAGCGGTCTGCCGGCGCTGGCGGTCGTGTCCGCGGAGTGGAACCGGCTGGTGGCGGATGTCAACAGAAACCCCTCCGATGCCGGCGATCGGGGCGTCATCACCCGCATCGACTATGACGGGCGCGAGGTCTACCAGCCGGATGCCGCCGTCGGCCCGATCGAGCGCGCCGATCGCATCGAGCGCTACCACCGCCCCTTTCACCGCCGCCTTGCGGCAGCGCTGAAGATCCCTGGTGGCGCAGGCCTCTACGACTGCCACTCCCTGAACAACATCGGGCCGCAGGAGGCCCCTGACCGCGGAAAGGCCCGCAAGGACATCGTCCTTGGAAACAACGGCGACAGCAGCGGAAGCCCCCGCAGCGGGCGCGGGTCCCCCACCTGTCCGCCCCGGGTCTTCCGGCGCATGGCCGACTGCTTCCGCGATGCCGGCTTTTCCGTAGCCCTGAATCACCCTTATGCCGGGGGATACATCACCACCCATTATGGAAAAAGGCTTGTCAAGGAAGGGCGCTTCGCTGTTCAAATCGAGATAAACCAAAGCCTCCTGCTGGATCCGGGGACCCGCCGGATCGACACCGCCCGAGCGACTGACGTCCAAGGCCGCATCGAGGAGGCCTTTCAAAGAATTGCAGCCTCCTGCGGCCTTTCCGCATAG
- a CDS encoding branched-chain amino acid ABC transporter substrate-binding protein, with product MPRRSLPTLLSAAILFVFLSLPAAAAEWGTIRIPSGSPVKIGMGTMLTGDYAGMGIDIMHGAEMAVKEKGLILGHPVILQVEDDGCAGPPSVVIAEKFCNDPLIAGVVGYMCSGGSKPASDIHNKYKMVMISPSSTALELTSRKIPIFFRTCWNDRIQAQRAADFAASRGWLRAAVLHDKSDYGQSLAEDFAQHLETRGGEVLAMEGVTRGDKDFSPVLTKIKPLRPQLVYFGGMSAEGVLVVRQMQRVGIRAKFLSDDGCFTEKDFIQAGGRAATGSFVTYAQEPDPAWVAHFESMYGPRQTFSPQAYDAATILLMAVESAAERQPDDSLLIDKRRLRDALAATDHEGVTGRIVFDTNGDRTGSVVAVYEVVEEGGKRFFRKVPF from the coding sequence ATGCCTCGCAGATCACTCCCCACCCTGCTCTCAGCCGCCATCCTGTTCGTTTTTTTATCCCTCCCGGCCGCCGCCGCTGAATGGGGGACCATCCGGATCCCGTCCGGCTCGCCGGTCAAGATCGGCATGGGAACCATGCTGACGGGCGACTATGCCGGAATGGGGATCGACATCATGCACGGAGCTGAAATGGCGGTGAAGGAAAAAGGCCTCATCCTCGGCCACCCGGTGATCCTGCAGGTCGAAGACGACGGGTGTGCCGGGCCGCCCTCCGTGGTTATCGCCGAAAAGTTTTGCAACGACCCGCTCATCGCAGGCGTCGTGGGCTACATGTGCAGCGGCGGGAGCAAACCCGCCTCCGATATCCACAACAAATACAAGATGGTGATGATCTCCCCCTCTTCGACAGCCCTTGAATTGACCTCCCGCAAGATTCCCATTTTTTTCAGAACCTGCTGGAACGACCGCATCCAGGCTCAACGGGCGGCCGATTTCGCCGCATCCAGAGGATGGCTGCGCGCGGCGGTGCTCCACGACAAGAGCGACTACGGTCAAAGCCTCGCGGAGGATTTCGCGCAGCATCTCGAGACCCGCGGCGGCGAGGTCCTGGCAATGGAGGGCGTCACCCGCGGGGACAAGGACTTTTCGCCGGTCTTGACCAAGATCAAGCCCCTGCGCCCGCAGCTGGTGTATTTCGGCGGGATGTCGGCCGAAGGGGTGCTCGTGGTCAGGCAGATGCAGCGGGTCGGCATCAGAGCGAAATTTTTGAGCGACGACGGATGCTTCACCGAAAAAGACTTCATTCAGGCCGGTGGCCGGGCCGCCACGGGCAGCTTCGTAACGTATGCCCAGGAACCGGATCCCGCCTGGGTGGCACACTTCGAATCCATGTACGGCCCCCGTCAGACCTTCTCCCCCCAGGCCTATGACGCCGCGACGATCCTCTTGATGGCCGTCGAATCCGCGGCCGAAAGACAGCCGGACGACAGCCTGCTGATCGACAAGAGGCGGCTGCGCGATGCGCTGGCGGCGACCGACCACGAAGGCGTCACCGGACGGATCGTTTTCGACACCAACGGGGATCGGACGGGGTCGGTCGTCGCCGTTTACGAGGTCGTCGAAGAAGGCGGGAAGCGTTTTTTCAGGAAGGTTCCTTTCTAA
- a CDS encoding branched-chain amino acid ABC transporter permease, whose translation MEAFFSAAILCDQLINGLTIGGIYALIALGYTLVYGILFMINFAHGEIFMFGSFAGYAALTFLLQYGFTEQRPLASILAAFLAAMVVSALLGTILERIAYRPLRRASRLAPLISAIGASIFLQNVMLIIIKGRMQVYPDLLHETFFEIGWFNISNFQIMIILGSFFLMAGLYIFIQRTRTGRAMRAVAEDRSAAALMGIDVNRIIMITFVIGSALAAAAGVMVGMYYTQINHMMGFIPGIKAFTAAVLGGIGNVPGAMLGGLFLGLAEAFGVLFMPAQYKDVIAFALLVLVLIFRPRGILGEVVSEKV comes from the coding sequence ATGGAAGCTTTTTTCAGTGCTGCAATCCTCTGCGATCAACTGATCAACGGATTGACCATCGGGGGGATCTACGCCCTGATCGCCCTCGGCTACACCCTCGTCTACGGCATCCTCTTCATGATCAATTTCGCCCACGGTGAGATCTTCATGTTCGGCTCGTTTGCCGGCTACGCAGCCCTCACGTTTCTTCTCCAATACGGCTTCACCGAGCAACGCCCCCTTGCCTCCATCCTCGCGGCCTTTCTGGCGGCCATGGTTGTCTCCGCGCTGCTGGGGACCATCCTCGAACGGATCGCCTACCGGCCTCTGCGCCGGGCCTCGCGGCTCGCCCCCCTCATCAGCGCCATCGGGGCATCCATCTTCCTCCAGAACGTCATGCTGATCATCATCAAGGGCCGTATGCAGGTCTACCCCGACCTGCTGCACGAGACCTTTTTCGAAATCGGCTGGTTCAACATCTCCAACTTCCAGATCATGATTATCCTCGGGTCTTTCTTCCTGATGGCCGGTCTTTATATATTCATTCAACGCACGCGGACCGGGCGTGCCATGCGCGCCGTCGCCGAAGACAGATCGGCGGCCGCCCTCATGGGTATCGACGTCAACCGGATCATCATGATCACGTTCGTGATCGGCTCGGCCCTGGCAGCCGCAGCCGGTGTCATGGTGGGCATGTACTACACGCAGATCAACCACATGATGGGATTCATCCCGGGCATCAAGGCCTTTACGGCTGCTGTCCTCGGCGGGATCGGCAACGTGCCGGGCGCCATGCTGGGAGGTCTCTTTCTGGGCCTGGCCGAGGCCTTCGGCGTGCTTTTCATGCCGGCCCAATACAAGGATGTCATTGCATTCGCCCTTCTGGTCCTGGTCCTGATCTTCCGGCCGCGGGGGATCCTGGGCGAAGTGGTCTCGGAAAAGGTGTGA
- a CDS encoding branched-chain amino acid ABC transporter permease, with amino-acid sequence MKSPAALLRKIPPAVLLSAVIFSAAVLPPLVGNYWSQVLGDIGIYMMLGIGLNVVVGFAGLLDLGYVAFFGIGAYGYALMASPQFGMHVPFWLMLPVCVALAAAGGALLGVPVLRLRGDYLAIVTLGFGEIIRVILNNLDPLTNGPRGLLRIDPPFLGATPINNPQRWYYLILAGVLLAAFTADRLNNSRIGRAWIAMREDQDAAAVMGIDILKYKLLAFTIGASFAGAGGAIFAARQGAIFPENFSLMVSINVLCLIIIGGMGSIPGVILGAIVLIGLPEVLRGTEQYRMLSFGALLVIMMIFRPSGLLPASRRRPAAAAPREPE; translated from the coding sequence TTGAAGTCGCCTGCAGCCCTCTTGCGGAAAATTCCACCCGCCGTTTTGCTCTCGGCCGTCATCTTTTCCGCGGCGGTTCTGCCGCCGCTCGTCGGCAACTATTGGTCTCAGGTCCTCGGCGACATCGGCATCTACATGATGCTGGGGATCGGACTGAATGTGGTCGTGGGCTTCGCGGGGCTGCTGGATCTTGGATATGTCGCTTTTTTCGGGATCGGGGCGTACGGGTATGCCCTGATGGCCTCCCCCCAGTTCGGGATGCATGTGCCCTTCTGGTTGATGCTCCCGGTCTGCGTAGCCCTCGCGGCGGCCGGAGGAGCGCTCCTTGGCGTCCCGGTCCTGCGTCTGCGCGGTGACTATCTCGCTATCGTCACCCTCGGCTTCGGAGAGATCATCCGGGTGATCTTGAACAACCTCGATCCCCTTACCAACGGCCCTCGCGGCCTCCTGCGGATCGACCCGCCTTTCCTGGGTGCAACCCCGATCAACAACCCGCAGCGATGGTATTATCTGATCCTTGCCGGCGTCCTTCTGGCAGCCTTCACAGCCGATCGGTTGAACAACTCGCGCATCGGCCGTGCATGGATCGCCATGCGCGAAGACCAGGACGCCGCCGCGGTCATGGGCATCGACATCCTCAAGTACAAGCTGCTCGCGTTCACCATCGGCGCCTCTTTCGCGGGCGCCGGAGGCGCCATATTCGCCGCCCGGCAGGGGGCCATATTCCCCGAGAACTTCTCGCTCATGGTCTCCATCAATGTCCTTTGCCTGATCATCATCGGAGGCATGGGAAGCATCCCGGGGGTCATCCTGGGTGCGATCGTCCTGATCGGACTGCCGGAGGTGCTGAGAGGAACCGAGCAGTATCGCATGCTGTCCTTCGGGGCCCTCCTGGTGATCATGATGATCTTCCGGCCGTCCGGTCTCCTGCCCGCCTCCAGGCGCAGACCCGCTGCCGCCGCGCCACGGGAGCCTGAATGA
- a CDS encoding ABC transporter ATP-binding protein, producing the protein MKPILQTIHLTKAFGGLTALSALDLEIEERLIVGLIGPNGAGKTTLFNCLTGVAPVTSGDILFRGRSLRGLKSHQITRLGIARTFQNIRLFQDMTAFENILAGRHCRMQAGLWGALSRDQRTRREERDHASASIRILKLLVLETIQDTPARNLAYGAQRRLEIGRALATDPKLLLLDEPTAGMNPSETAELTALIRTLQDELDLTILLIEHDMRVVMGLSDRVVVLDHGVRIAEGPPYAVQNHPRVIEAYLGRRGIAPRAPAAPSKEAPPHP; encoded by the coding sequence ATGAAACCGATCCTTCAAACCATCCACCTGACCAAGGCCTTCGGCGGACTCACGGCCCTCAGCGCCCTCGATCTGGAGATCGAAGAGCGTTTGATCGTGGGGCTGATCGGCCCCAACGGGGCGGGCAAGACCACCCTCTTCAACTGCCTGACCGGCGTCGCCCCCGTGACTTCCGGAGACATCCTGTTCCGCGGCAGATCCCTCCGGGGGCTCAAGAGCCACCAGATCACCCGCCTCGGCATCGCCCGCACCTTTCAGAACATCCGCCTTTTTCAAGATATGACCGCCTTCGAAAACATCCTGGCCGGGCGGCACTGCCGGATGCAGGCGGGCCTCTGGGGGGCCCTCAGCCGCGACCAGCGCACCCGGCGCGAAGAAAGGGACCATGCCTCCGCCTCGATCCGGATCCTGAAACTCCTCGTTCTGGAAACCATTCAGGACACGCCGGCCAGGAACCTCGCCTACGGCGCCCAACGCCGCCTGGAGATCGGGCGCGCACTGGCAACGGACCCGAAGCTGCTGCTGCTGGACGAACCAACCGCCGGCATGAATCCCAGCGAAACCGCCGAGTTGACAGCTCTCATCCGGACCCTGCAGGACGAGCTCGACCTCACGATCCTGCTGATCGAACACGACATGCGCGTGGTCATGGGGCTCTCGGATCGCGTTGTCGTCCTGGACCACGGGGTCCGCATTGCCGAAGGCCCTCCATACGCCGTTCAGAATCACCCCCGTGTGATCGAGGCCTACCTAGGAAGGCGCGGGATAGCCCCTAGAGCACCCGCCGCCCCATCCAAAGAGGCCCCGCCGCACCCATGA
- a CDS encoding ABC transporter ATP-binding protein, with translation MNQRPPLLDVLGVHSYYGRIRALRGVSLKVNEGDLITLMGSNGAGKTTLLNTISGLLRPGKGRIFFEERRLDGLPPHKIVKAGIAQVPEGRKIFGRLSVLENLDLGAFIRRDRSAVKEDMVRLFELFPRLYERRHQTAGTLSGGEQQMLAMGRALMTRPRLLLLDEPSMGLAPLLVETIFDTITTINHRGCSILLVEQNANMALEITSRGYVIQNGEIVLEDQSTNLRGNEWVQRLYLGGELGL, from the coding sequence ATGAACCAGCGTCCTCCACTCCTGGACGTCCTCGGCGTCCACTCCTATTACGGCCGGATCCGTGCATTGAGAGGCGTGAGCCTGAAGGTGAACGAGGGCGACCTGATCACCCTCATGGGGAGCAACGGCGCCGGAAAAACCACCCTCCTGAACACCATCTCAGGGCTCCTCAGACCCGGCAAGGGCCGCATCTTTTTTGAAGAAAGGCGGCTCGACGGCCTGCCTCCCCACAAGATCGTGAAGGCCGGCATTGCCCAGGTGCCCGAAGGCCGGAAGATTTTCGGCCGCTTGAGCGTTCTCGAAAACCTGGACCTCGGCGCCTTCATCCGGCGCGACCGGTCCGCCGTGAAGGAAGACATGGTCCGCCTGTTCGAGCTCTTTCCGCGCCTTTACGAAAGGCGCCATCAGACAGCCGGGACCCTGTCCGGCGGGGAACAGCAGATGCTCGCCATGGGGAGGGCTTTGATGACGCGACCAAGGCTTCTGCTCCTCGACGAGCCCTCTATGGGCCTGGCCCCGTTGCTGGTCGAGACCATTTTCGACACCATCACCACGATCAACCACCGGGGATGCAGCATCCTGCTGGTCGAGCAGAATGCGAACATGGCGCTCGAGATCACCTCCCGGGGCTACGTCATCCAAAACGGCGAGATCGTCCTGGAGGACCAATCCACCAACCTTCGCGGCAACGAGTGGGTCCAGCGGCTCTATCTGGGAGGGGAACTCGGCCTGTGA
- a CDS encoding STAS domain-containing protein — protein sequence MEIRIDKDDQDVVVSIIGRMDAVTAPDFDQEIEKKISEGEKRFVVDLSQLEYISSAGLRSMLSMAKKLKQNQGTLALCGLKGVVKEVFDVSGFSSIFSICEDVQKARKAL from the coding sequence ATGGAGATCCGCATCGACAAAGACGACCAGGATGTCGTCGTTTCTATCATCGGCCGCATGGATGCCGTCACAGCGCCTGACTTTGACCAGGAAATCGAAAAAAAGATCTCCGAGGGGGAGAAACGCTTTGTCGTCGATCTTTCCCAACTCGAGTACATCAGCAGCGCCGGGCTGCGCAGCATGCTGTCCATGGCGAAGAAGCTGAAGCAAAACCAGGGGACCCTTGCACTGTGCGGGCTCAAGGGCGTCGTCAAGGAGGTCTTCGACGTCTCCGGATTCAGTTCCATTTTCAGTATCTGCGAAGACGTCCAGAAGGCCAGGAAGGCGCTCTGA
- a CDS encoding ATP-binding protein, with product MVSSEKGRVTLPAALENLEDFKEFIVQNAEKAGLDPQKTMEMELAADEILTNIISYAYRGTSGDITVTCGTDEEGRFVVETADAGEPFNPLLADMPDVSASLEQREIGGLGLFLVKKMVDETRYERRNARNILRLYKKV from the coding sequence ATGGTCTCATCTGAAAAGGGGCGGGTCACCCTTCCTGCTGCTTTGGAAAACCTGGAGGATTTCAAGGAGTTCATCGTCCAGAATGCCGAAAAGGCCGGCCTGGATCCTCAGAAAACGATGGAAATGGAACTCGCCGCAGACGAAATCCTGACCAACATCATCTCCTACGCATACAGAGGCACATCCGGGGATATCACGGTAACCTGCGGGACCGATGAAGAAGGACGGTTCGTCGTGGAAACAGCCGATGCAGGGGAACCGTTCAATCCTCTTCTGGCGGATATGCCGGATGTCTCGGCCTCCCTCGAGCAGCGCGAGATCGGGGGGCTGGGCCTCTTTCTAGTCAAAAAGATGGTCGACGAAACCCGCTATGAACGGCGGAACGCCCGCAATATTTTGCGTCTTTACAAAAAGGTTTGA